A window of Mangifera indica cultivar Alphonso chromosome 13, CATAS_Mindica_2.1, whole genome shotgun sequence contains these coding sequences:
- the LOC123194346 gene encoding uncharacterized protein LOC123194346 isoform X1 — MKQSSFEAVSLSISSSSLSDQSQPATSSEKPHSFSAATGGVEDLSAGPRDGIGGAQETVTVDRRGEYSALCRWTVHNFPRIRARALWSKYFEVGGYDCRLLVYPKGDSQALPGYISVYLQIMDPRGTSSSKWDCFASYRLAIVNLSDDSKTIHRDSWHRFSSKKKSHGWCDFSPSSTIFDPKLGYLFNNDSVLITADILILNESVSFTRDNNELQSSSMISSSVAAGPVSDVLTGKFTWRVHNFSLFKEMIKTQKIMSPVFPAGECNLRISVYQSSVNGQEYLSMCLESKDMEKTALLDRSCWCLFRMSVLNQKPGSNHMHRDSYGRFAADNKSGDNTSLGWNDYMKVADFVGPESGFLVDDTAVFSTSFHVIKELSSFSKNGVLVGWRSGSGARKSDGHMGKFTWRIENFTRLKDLLKKRKITGLCIKSRRFQIGNRDCRLIVYPRGQSQPPCHLSVFLEVMDSRNTSSDWSCFVSHRLSVVNQRMEEKSVTKESQNRYSKAAKDWGWREFVTLTSLFDQDSGFLVQDTVVFSAEVLILKETSIMQDFTDQFTDSTNACTQTDKVGRRSSFTWKVENFLSFKEIMETRKIFSKFFQAGGCELRIGVYESFDTICIYLESDQSVGSDPDKNFWVRYRMAVVNQKNPAKTVWKESSICTKTWNNSVLQFMKVSDMLEADAGFLMRDTVVFVCEILDCCPWFEFSDLEVFASEDDQDALTTDPDELIDSEDSEGISGEEEDIIRNLLSRAGFHLTYGDNPSQPQVTLREKLLMDAGAIAGFLTGLRVYLDDPAKAKRLLLPTKLSGSNDGKKVTKTEESSPSVMNLLMGVKVLQQAIIDLLLDIMVECCQPSEGSPHGDSSDANSKTSLDGSGAARPLESDRENGATESAQIPVYERLDSGVDDGSSTSAVQSSDVNGIVIPEKALPGQPTSPPETSAGGSLESASLCTKTKWPEQSEELLGLIVNSLRALDGAVPQGCPEPKRRPQSAQKISLVLDKAPRHLQPDLVALVPKLVEHSEHPLAACALLERLQKPDAEPALRIPVFGALSQLDCGSEVWERVLLQSFEFLTDSNDEPLAATLDFIFKAASQCQHLPEAVRSVRVRLKNLGADVSSCVLDFLSKTVNSWGDVAETILRDIDCDDDFGDNCSTSSCGLFLFGENGPTSEKLHVVDEQVFCATCHFSDIYILIEMLSIPCLAVEAAQTFERAVVRGTIVAQAVAMVLERRLAQRLNHNARFVAENFHHADVIAGGEASEQLRVQHDDFNCVLGLAETLALSRDLCVRGFVKMLYTILLKWYPDESYRGRMLKRLVDRATSTTDSSREVDLDLEILVILVCEEQEIVRPVLSMMREVAELANVDRAALWHQLCASEDEIIRMREERKAEMANIVREKAIISQKLNESEATNNRLKSEMKAEMDCFAREKKELSEQIQEVEGQLEWIRLERDDEIAKLSAEKKVLQDRLHDAENQLSQLKSRKRDELKRVMKEKNALAERLKSAEAARKRFDDELKRYATENVTREEIRQSLEDEVRRLTQTVGQTEGEKREKEEQVARCEAYIDGMESKLQTCQQYIQDLEAQLQEEMSRHAPLYGAGLEALSMKELETLARIHEEGLRQIHTLQQCKGSPAGSPLTSPHTLPHNQVLYPSAPPMAVGLPPSLIPNGVGIHSNGHVNGAVGPWFNRT, encoded by the exons ATGAAGCAGAGTTCATTTGAGGCAGtttcattatcaatatcatcatCGTCTTTATCTGACCAATCACAGCCGGCTACTTCATCCGAAAAACCTCATTCATTCTCCGCGGCAACCGGAGGAGTGGAGGACTTATCTGCGGGACCGAGGGACGGGATCGGTGGGGCGCAAGAAACCGTAACTGTCGATCGGCGAGGAGAGTACTCGGCCTTGTGCAGATGGACGGTCCACAATTTCCCTCGAATCAGAGCTAGGGCACTGTGGAGTAAGTACTTCGAGGTAGGTGGTTATGATTGTCGTTTATTAGTTTATCCAAAAGGAGACTCACAAGCTTTGCCTGGATACATCTCCGTTTACCTCCAAATCATGGACCCTCGGGGCACTTCTTCTTCGAAATGGGACTGTTTCGCCAGTTACCGCTTAGCGATAGTTAACCTATCAGATGATTCTAAAACTATACATCGCGATTCGTGGCATAGATTCTCTAGCAAAAAGAAATCGCATGGCTGGTGTGACTTTTCCCCTTCCTCTACCATTTTTGATCCCAAATTAGGGTATTTATTCAATAACGATTCAGTTTTAATCACTGccgatattttgattttaaatgaatCTGTTAGTTTCACCCGTGATAATAATGAGTTACAATCATCATCTATGATATCGTCCTCGGTGGCTGCGGGTCCAGTGTCTGATGTATTGACTGGGAAATTCACCTGGAGAGTGCATAATTTTAGTTTGTTCAAGGAAATGATAAAGACACAGAAGATAATGAGTCCAGTTTTCCCCGCTGGAGAGTGTAATTTGAGGATTAGTGTGTATCAAAGCTCGGTAAATGGGCAGGAATATCTGTCAATGTGTTTGGAGAGTAAGGATATGGAGAAGACAGCGTTGTTGGATAGGAGTTGTTGGTGCTTGTTTAGAATGTCTGTATTGAATCAAAAGCCTGGGTCCAATCACATGCATAGGGACTCATATGGGAGGTTTGCCGCCGATAATAAGAGTGGGGACAATACTAGTTTAGGATGGAATGATTATATGAAGGTGGCAGATTTTGTTGGGCCTGAATCAGGGTTTCTGGTGGATGATACTGCAGTGTTTAGTACATCCTTCCATGTGATCAAGGAGTTGAGTAGTTTCTCAAAGAATGGTGTGTTGGTTGGATGGAGGAGTGGGAGTGGGGCTAGGAAGTCAGATGGGCATATGGGGAAGTTTACTTGGAGGATTGAGAATTTCACGAGGTTGAAGGATCTTTTGAAAAAGAGGAAAATTACAGGGCTCTGCATTAAGAGCAGGAGGTTTCAGATTGGAAACCGAGATTGTCGTCTCATTGTATATCCAAGAG GGCAGTCTCAGCCACCATGCCACCTTTCAGTGTTTCTTGAAGTTATGGATTCACGAAATACTTCTAGTGATTGGAGCTGTTTTGTGAGTCATCGATTGTCAGTTGTGAACCAAAGAATGGAGGAGAAATCAGTCACAAAAGAATCTCAGAATCGCTATTCCAAAGCTGCAAAGGATTGGGGTTGGCGTGAGTTTGTGACGCTAACAAGTCTCTTTGATCAAGATTCTGGTTTTCTTGTCCAGGACACTGTTGTATTCTCAGCTGAGGTTCTCATTTTGAAAGAGACATCAATAATGCAGGATTTTACTGATCAGTTTACTGATTCTACCAATGCTTGTACCCAAACTGATAAGGTTGGGAGAAGAAGTTCATTTACTTGGAAGGTGGAAAACTTCTTGTCCTTCAAGGAAATAATGGAAACTCGAAAAATCTTTAGCAAATTCTTTCAAGCCGGTGGATGTGAGCTTCGAATTG GTGTGTATGAGTCATTTGacacaatttgtatatatttagaGAGTGATCAATCTGTTGGTAGTGATCCAGATAAAAACTTTTGGGTCAGATACAGGATGGCTGTGGTGAATCAAAAGAACCCAGCCAAGACTGTGTGGAAGGAGTCTTCTATATGTACTAAGACATGGAATAATTCAGTTTTGCAATTCATGAAGGTGTCTGATATGTTGGAAGCAGATGCAGGCTTTCTGATGCGTGACActgttgtttttgtttgtgaaaTATTAGATTGCTGCCCTTGGTTTGAATTTTCTGATCTAGAG GTTTTCGCATCTGAGGATGATCAGGATGCTTTGACAACTGATCCTGATGAACTCATTGATTCTGAGGACAGTGAAGGAATTAgcggagaagaagaagatattaTTAGAAATCTTCTTTCAAGAGCTGGGTTTCATCTTACATATGGAGATAATCCTTCACAGCCACAGGTTACTCTGAGAGAAAAGCTTCTGATGGATGCTGGTGCAATTGCTGGTTTTCTGACTGGCCTTCGTGTTTATCTTGATGACCCAGCTAAAGCAAAACGCTTGCTTCTACCAACCAAGCTCTCTGGTAGTAATGACGGAAAGAAGGTCACAAAAACTGAAGAATCTTCCCCCAGTGTGATGAATTTGTTAATGGGAGTTAAAGTCCTACAGCAGGCTATAATTGATCTACTTTTGGATATCATGGTGGAATGTTGCCAGCCTTCAGAAGGAAGTCCTCATGGTGATTCTTCTGATGCAAATTCAAAAACTTCCCTTGATGGCAGTGGGGCTGCCAGGCCATTGGAATCTGATAGGGAGAATGGAGCGACAGAATCTGCTCAAATTCCTGTATATGAGAGATTGGATTCTGGTGTGGATGATGGTAGCAGTACCTCTGCTGTACAAAGTTCTGATGTGAATGGTATTGTCATACCTGAGAAAGCATTGCCTGGACAGCCTACTTCTCCACCAGAAACATCTGCTGGGGGTTCTTTGGAAAGTGCCTCTCTTTGCACTAAG ACCAAGTGGCCAGAGCAATCTGAGGAGCTCTTAGGACTGATTGTCAATTCTCTAAGGGCTTTAGATGGAGCTGTTCCACAGGGCTGTCCTGAGCCAAAACGACGTCCACAGTCAGCGCAGAAGATTTCTCTTGTATTGGATAAAGCTCCAAGGCATCTTCAACCAGACCTTGTTGCTTTGGTACCAAAATTGGTAGAGCATTCAGAGCATCCGCTGGCTGCATGTGCCCTTCTTGAACGACTTCAAAAGCCAGATGCTGAGCCTGCATTACGGATACCT GTTTTCGGTGCCCTAAGTCAACTGGATTGTGGCAGTGAAGTGTGGGAACGCGTTTTATTGCAATCTTTCGAGTTTTTAACGGACTCAAATGATGAACCACTAGCAGCAAccttagattttatatttaaagctGCATCTCAGTGCCAACATCTTCCGGAAGCA GTTAGATCAGTTCGTGTTAGGCTTAAAAATTTGGGTGCAGATGTGTCTTCTTGTGTCCTTGATTTTCTAAGTAAAACTGTAAACAGTTGGGGAGATGTTGCTGAGACTATACTTAGAGATATTGATTGCGATGATGATTTTGGTGACAATTGCTCAACAAGCTCTTGTGGGCTCTTCTTGTTTGGAGAGAATGGACCTACATCAGAAAAGTTGCATGTGGTGGATGAGCAGGTCTTCTGTGCTACTTGTCATTTTTCTGATATTTACATACTGATTGAGATGTTATCCATACCTTGTCTTGCTGTTGAAGCTGCTCAAACTTTTGAGAGAGCTGTGGTTAGAGGAACCATTGTGGCACAAGCTGTAGCCATGGTATTGGAAAGACGCCTTGCTCAAAGATTGAATCATAATGCCAGATTTGTTgctgaaaattttcatcatgCAGATGTTATTGCAGGGGGAGAGGCCAGTGAACAGCTAAGAGTTCAACATGATGACTTTAATTGTGTACTTGGTCTTGCTGAGACATTGGCCCTCTCTAGAGACCTTTGTGTGAGGGGGTTTGTGAAAATGTTGTACACAATATTGTTAAAATGGTATCCTGATGAGTCCTACCGTGGCAGGATGCTGAAGAGACTGGTTGACCGTGCAACCAGCACTACAGACAGTAGCCGTGAAGTAGATCTGGACTTAGAAATTTTGGTTATTCTGGTCTGTGAGGAGCAAGAAATTGTTAGACCTGTTCTGAGCATGATGCGGGAGGTTGCTGAACTTGCAAATGTTGATCGGGCAGCTCTTTGGCACCAGCTATGCGCTAGTGAAGATGAAATTATACGTATGCGTGAAGAGAGGAAGGCTGAAATGGCAAATATAGTTAGAGAAAAAGCTATCATCTCACAGAAGTTGAATGAATCTGAGGCCACAAATAATCGTCTCAAG TCTGAAATGAAGGCTGAGATGGATTGCTTTGCTCGTGAGAAGAAAGAGCTTTCTGAACAAATACAAGAAGTTGAAGGTCAGCTTGAATGGATTCGTTTGGAGCGGGATGATGAAATTGCTAAGCTCAGTGCTGAGAAAAAAGTTCTTCAGGATCGTCTTCATGATGCAGAGAATCAACTCTCCCAATTGAAATCCCGGAAACGTGATGAATTGAAG AGAGTAATGAAGGAGAAAAATGCTCTTGCTGAAAGATTGAAGAGCGCTGAAGCTGCAAGAAAAAGATTTGATGATGAATTGAAACGATATGCTACGGAGAATGTAACACGGGAAGAAATTCGTCAGTCTCTTGAGGATGAAGTTCGACGGTTGACCCAAACAGTTGGGCAAACTGaaggagaaaagagagagaaggaagAGCAGGTTGCTCGATGTGAGGCATATATTGATGGCATGGAATCTAAATTGCAGACATGCCAG CAATATATTCAAGACCTCGAGGCTCAGCTTCAAGAAGAAATGTCACGGCATGCCCCGCTATATGGTGCTGGTTTGGAAGCTCTGTCAATGAAGGAGTTGGAGACACTGGCACGAATTCATGAAGAAGGGCTTAGGCAAATCCACACTCTCCAACAATGTAAAGGGAGTCCAGCTGGCAGTCCTCTCACGAGTCCTCACACTCTTCCACACAATCAAGTATTATATCCAAGTGCACCGCCAATGGCTGTTGGATTGCCTCCGTCACTGATTCCGAATGGTGTTGGGATTCACAGCAATGGGCATGTGAATGGTGCTGTTGGACCCTGGTTCAACCGTACCTAA
- the LOC123194346 gene encoding uncharacterized protein LOC123194346 isoform X2: protein MKQSSFEAVSLSISSSSLSDQSQPATSSEKPHSFSAATGGVEDLSAGPRDGIGGAQETVTVDRRGEYSALCRWTVHNFPRIRARALWSKYFEVGGYDCRLLVYPKGDSQALPGYISVYLQIMDPRGTSSSKWDCFASYRLAIVNLSDDSKTIHRDSWHRFSSKKKSHGWCDFSPSSTIFDPKLGYLFNNDSVLITADILILNESVSFTRDNNELQSSSMISSSVAAGPVSDVLTGKFTWRVHNFSLFKEMIKTQKIMSPVFPAGECNLRISVYQSSVNGQEYLSMCLESKDMEKTALLDRSCWCLFRMSVLNQKPGSNHMHRDSYGRFAADNKSGDNTSLGWNDYMKVADFVGPESGFLVDDTAVFSTSFHVIKELSSFSKNGVLVGWRSGSGARKSDGHMGKFTWRIENFTRLKDLLKKRKITGLCIKSRRFQIGNRDCRLIVYPRGQSQPPCHLSVFLEVMDSRNTSSDWSCFVSHRLSVVNQRMEEKSVTKESQNRYSKAAKDWGWREFVTLTSLFDQDSGFLVQDTVVFSAEVLILKETSIMQDFTDQFTDSTNACTQTDKVGRRSSFTWKVENFLSFKEIMETRKIFSKFFQAGGCELRIGVYESFDTICIYLESDQSVGSDPDKNFWVRYRMAVVNQKNPAKTVWKESSICTKTWNNSVLQFMKVSDMLEADAGFLMRDTVVFVCEILDCCPWFEFSDLEVFASEDDQDALTTDPDELIDSEDSEGISGEEEDIIRNLLSRAGFHLTYGDNPSQPQVTLREKLLMDAGAIAGFLTGLRVYLDDPAKAKRLLLPTKLSGSNDGKKVTKTEESSPSVMNLLMGVKVLQQAIIDLLLDIMVECCQPSEGSPHGDSSDANSKTSLDGSGAARPLESDRENGATESAQIPVYERLDSGVDDGSSTSAVQSSDVNGIVIPEKALPGQPTSPPETSAGGSLESASLCTKTKWPEQSEELLGLIVNSLRALDGAVPQGCPEPKRRPQSAQKISLVLDKAPRHLQPDLVALVPKLVEHSEHPLAACALLERLQKPDAEPALRIPVFGALSQLDCGSEVWERVLLQSFEFLTDSNDEPLAATLDFIFKAASQCQHLPEAVRSVRVRLKNLGADVSSCVLDFLSKTVNSWGDVAETILRDIDCDDDFGDNCSTSSCGLFLFGENGPTSEKLHVVDEQVFCATCHFSDIYILIEMLSIPCLAVEAAQTFERAVVRGTIVAQAVAMMLLQGERPVNS from the exons ATGAAGCAGAGTTCATTTGAGGCAGtttcattatcaatatcatcatCGTCTTTATCTGACCAATCACAGCCGGCTACTTCATCCGAAAAACCTCATTCATTCTCCGCGGCAACCGGAGGAGTGGAGGACTTATCTGCGGGACCGAGGGACGGGATCGGTGGGGCGCAAGAAACCGTAACTGTCGATCGGCGAGGAGAGTACTCGGCCTTGTGCAGATGGACGGTCCACAATTTCCCTCGAATCAGAGCTAGGGCACTGTGGAGTAAGTACTTCGAGGTAGGTGGTTATGATTGTCGTTTATTAGTTTATCCAAAAGGAGACTCACAAGCTTTGCCTGGATACATCTCCGTTTACCTCCAAATCATGGACCCTCGGGGCACTTCTTCTTCGAAATGGGACTGTTTCGCCAGTTACCGCTTAGCGATAGTTAACCTATCAGATGATTCTAAAACTATACATCGCGATTCGTGGCATAGATTCTCTAGCAAAAAGAAATCGCATGGCTGGTGTGACTTTTCCCCTTCCTCTACCATTTTTGATCCCAAATTAGGGTATTTATTCAATAACGATTCAGTTTTAATCACTGccgatattttgattttaaatgaatCTGTTAGTTTCACCCGTGATAATAATGAGTTACAATCATCATCTATGATATCGTCCTCGGTGGCTGCGGGTCCAGTGTCTGATGTATTGACTGGGAAATTCACCTGGAGAGTGCATAATTTTAGTTTGTTCAAGGAAATGATAAAGACACAGAAGATAATGAGTCCAGTTTTCCCCGCTGGAGAGTGTAATTTGAGGATTAGTGTGTATCAAAGCTCGGTAAATGGGCAGGAATATCTGTCAATGTGTTTGGAGAGTAAGGATATGGAGAAGACAGCGTTGTTGGATAGGAGTTGTTGGTGCTTGTTTAGAATGTCTGTATTGAATCAAAAGCCTGGGTCCAATCACATGCATAGGGACTCATATGGGAGGTTTGCCGCCGATAATAAGAGTGGGGACAATACTAGTTTAGGATGGAATGATTATATGAAGGTGGCAGATTTTGTTGGGCCTGAATCAGGGTTTCTGGTGGATGATACTGCAGTGTTTAGTACATCCTTCCATGTGATCAAGGAGTTGAGTAGTTTCTCAAAGAATGGTGTGTTGGTTGGATGGAGGAGTGGGAGTGGGGCTAGGAAGTCAGATGGGCATATGGGGAAGTTTACTTGGAGGATTGAGAATTTCACGAGGTTGAAGGATCTTTTGAAAAAGAGGAAAATTACAGGGCTCTGCATTAAGAGCAGGAGGTTTCAGATTGGAAACCGAGATTGTCGTCTCATTGTATATCCAAGAG GGCAGTCTCAGCCACCATGCCACCTTTCAGTGTTTCTTGAAGTTATGGATTCACGAAATACTTCTAGTGATTGGAGCTGTTTTGTGAGTCATCGATTGTCAGTTGTGAACCAAAGAATGGAGGAGAAATCAGTCACAAAAGAATCTCAGAATCGCTATTCCAAAGCTGCAAAGGATTGGGGTTGGCGTGAGTTTGTGACGCTAACAAGTCTCTTTGATCAAGATTCTGGTTTTCTTGTCCAGGACACTGTTGTATTCTCAGCTGAGGTTCTCATTTTGAAAGAGACATCAATAATGCAGGATTTTACTGATCAGTTTACTGATTCTACCAATGCTTGTACCCAAACTGATAAGGTTGGGAGAAGAAGTTCATTTACTTGGAAGGTGGAAAACTTCTTGTCCTTCAAGGAAATAATGGAAACTCGAAAAATCTTTAGCAAATTCTTTCAAGCCGGTGGATGTGAGCTTCGAATTG GTGTGTATGAGTCATTTGacacaatttgtatatatttagaGAGTGATCAATCTGTTGGTAGTGATCCAGATAAAAACTTTTGGGTCAGATACAGGATGGCTGTGGTGAATCAAAAGAACCCAGCCAAGACTGTGTGGAAGGAGTCTTCTATATGTACTAAGACATGGAATAATTCAGTTTTGCAATTCATGAAGGTGTCTGATATGTTGGAAGCAGATGCAGGCTTTCTGATGCGTGACActgttgtttttgtttgtgaaaTATTAGATTGCTGCCCTTGGTTTGAATTTTCTGATCTAGAG GTTTTCGCATCTGAGGATGATCAGGATGCTTTGACAACTGATCCTGATGAACTCATTGATTCTGAGGACAGTGAAGGAATTAgcggagaagaagaagatattaTTAGAAATCTTCTTTCAAGAGCTGGGTTTCATCTTACATATGGAGATAATCCTTCACAGCCACAGGTTACTCTGAGAGAAAAGCTTCTGATGGATGCTGGTGCAATTGCTGGTTTTCTGACTGGCCTTCGTGTTTATCTTGATGACCCAGCTAAAGCAAAACGCTTGCTTCTACCAACCAAGCTCTCTGGTAGTAATGACGGAAAGAAGGTCACAAAAACTGAAGAATCTTCCCCCAGTGTGATGAATTTGTTAATGGGAGTTAAAGTCCTACAGCAGGCTATAATTGATCTACTTTTGGATATCATGGTGGAATGTTGCCAGCCTTCAGAAGGAAGTCCTCATGGTGATTCTTCTGATGCAAATTCAAAAACTTCCCTTGATGGCAGTGGGGCTGCCAGGCCATTGGAATCTGATAGGGAGAATGGAGCGACAGAATCTGCTCAAATTCCTGTATATGAGAGATTGGATTCTGGTGTGGATGATGGTAGCAGTACCTCTGCTGTACAAAGTTCTGATGTGAATGGTATTGTCATACCTGAGAAAGCATTGCCTGGACAGCCTACTTCTCCACCAGAAACATCTGCTGGGGGTTCTTTGGAAAGTGCCTCTCTTTGCACTAAG ACCAAGTGGCCAGAGCAATCTGAGGAGCTCTTAGGACTGATTGTCAATTCTCTAAGGGCTTTAGATGGAGCTGTTCCACAGGGCTGTCCTGAGCCAAAACGACGTCCACAGTCAGCGCAGAAGATTTCTCTTGTATTGGATAAAGCTCCAAGGCATCTTCAACCAGACCTTGTTGCTTTGGTACCAAAATTGGTAGAGCATTCAGAGCATCCGCTGGCTGCATGTGCCCTTCTTGAACGACTTCAAAAGCCAGATGCTGAGCCTGCATTACGGATACCT GTTTTCGGTGCCCTAAGTCAACTGGATTGTGGCAGTGAAGTGTGGGAACGCGTTTTATTGCAATCTTTCGAGTTTTTAACGGACTCAAATGATGAACCACTAGCAGCAAccttagattttatatttaaagctGCATCTCAGTGCCAACATCTTCCGGAAGCA GTTAGATCAGTTCGTGTTAGGCTTAAAAATTTGGGTGCAGATGTGTCTTCTTGTGTCCTTGATTTTCTAAGTAAAACTGTAAACAGTTGGGGAGATGTTGCTGAGACTATACTTAGAGATATTGATTGCGATGATGATTTTGGTGACAATTGCTCAACAAGCTCTTGTGGGCTCTTCTTGTTTGGAGAGAATGGACCTACATCAGAAAAGTTGCATGTGGTGGATGAGCAGGTCTTCTGTGCTACTTGTCATTTTTCTGATATTTACATACTGATTGAGATGTTATCCATACCTTGTCTTGCTGTTGAAGCTGCTCAAACTTTTGAGAGAGCTGTGGTTAGAGGAACCATTGTGGCACAAGCTGTAGCCATG ATGTTATTGCAGGGGGAGAGGCCAGTGAACAGCTAA